In the genome of Vicia villosa cultivar HV-30 ecotype Madison, WI linkage group LG7, Vvil1.0, whole genome shotgun sequence, one region contains:
- the LOC131619628 gene encoding putative F-box protein At3g16210, whose product MEKSLAATDAKVCHHIYDDIALVILSKLSLKSLKRFSFACKSWSLLFQNPYFMTMFRTNLSSKDHSYYNDTSILLQHSCESYIYHGPKLYSLFGENFENMNKLDWPNPYEDPFDFNIHGSVNGILCIQDRGRREGIRCIEELGRYVLWNPATREFQIAPTSPFAFKSGWDPMIDFHGFGYDRIRDDYKVIRHVYFFPRIDYEYEIWRDGNGSPLWEIYCLRSNSWKKLYIDMPRHYYRMGDLMYMDGVCHWWASDTEDVVYEINDEVYLVSFDLSCEIFVKTYIPSNMDDIDGTGTRMIRGLVVLNGTISCISYYLKATTFHISILGEIGVKESWTKLFTVGPLSCVEHPIGIGKKGDIFFRKNDDKLVWFNLNTQRIEELGIKGAYGCEIMVYKESLLPFPKINN is encoded by the coding sequence ATGGAGAAATCATTGGCTGCAACGGATGCAAAGGTTTGCCATCACATATATGATGATATTGCTTTGGTTATTTTGTCTAAACTTTCTCTCAAATCTTTGAAACGgttttcttttgcatgcaaatcATGGTCTCTTTTATTTCAAAATCCTTATTTCATGACTATGTTTCGAACAAATTTATCATCTAAGGATCATTCTTATTACAACGATACATCTATTCTCCTACAACATAGCTGTGAAAGTTACATATATCATGGACCTAAACTGTATTCTCTATTTGGTGAGAATTTTGAGAATATGAATAAATTAGATTGGCCAAATCCATATGAAGACCCCTTTGATTTTAACATCCATGGTTCTGTTAACGGCATTCTTTGCATTCAAGACAGGGGAAGACGTGAGGGCATTCGTTGTATTGAAGAATTGGGGAGATATGTATTGTGGAATCCAGCCACCAGGGAATTCCAAATCGCTCCTACTAGTCCTTTTGCATTTAAATCTGGTTGGGATCCCATGATTGATTTTCATGGATTTGGCTATGACCGAATCAGAGATGATTATAAAGTTATTCGGCATGTATATTTTTTTcctagaattgattatgaatatGAGATATGGAGAGATGGAAATGGTTCTCCGTTGTGGGAAATATATTGTTTAAGAAGTAATTCTTGGAAAAAACTTTATATAGATATGCCTAGACACTATTATCGTATGGGTGATCTAATGTATATGGATGGAGTGTGTCATTGGTGGGCAAGTGATACAGAAGAtgtagtttatgaaataaatgatGAAGTTTATTTAGTGTCATTTGACTTAAGCTGCGAGATATTTGTTAAAACATATATACCCTCAAACATGGATGATATCGATGGTACTGGTACTCGCATGATTAGAGGGTTAGTAGTCTTAAATGGAACAATTAGTTGTATTTCATATTATCTAAAGGCAACTACTTTTCACATATCAATTTTGGGTGAAATTGGGGTGAAGGAGTCGTGGACAAAACTATTCACAGTTGGTCCATTATCATGCGTTGAACATCCTATTGGAATTGGCAAGAAAGGCGATATATTTTTCAGGAAAAATGATGATAAATTAGTTTGGTTTAATTTAAACACTCAACGAATAGAAGAGCTCGGTATTAAAGGTGCGTATGGTTGCGAGATAATGGTTTACAAGGAAAGCCTTCTACCATTTCCAAAAATAAATAACTAG
- the LOC131617746 gene encoding F-box protein CPR1-like, whose amino-acid sequence MEKSLIAANEKVSNHIYDDIAFFILSKLPLKSLIRFSCASKPWSLLFQNPYFMNMFRTNFLSKDHSHYNDTSLFLQVIPLWFVNPNSAVTPRLYSLFGDKFENMIEFELDWPDSYDNKYCEFGIQGSDSVNGILCIRDTGFGPGAEPIIEEWGRYVLWNPATGEFQITPISPFAFESPFRAMHPIIDFHGFGYDRISDDCKVIQNVRSFPRANEDGREAWEIYSLKSNSWKKLDVDMPIRYQNTFGVEVYMDGVCHWWTESESETCDEVYLVSFDLSNEVFVKTSIPSNMDDAGIDIGNDTRIVYRFLMVLKGSICWISNYKEEAPTFHISVLGEVGVKESWTKLFTVGPLSCIDYPIGIGKKGDIFFNRSDDELVWFDLNTQSFEELGVKGDHTSKIVLYKESLLPFARISD is encoded by the coding sequence ATGGAGAAATCCTTGATTGCAGCTAATGAAAAGGTTAGTAATCACATATATGATGATATTGCTTTCTTTATTTTGTCTAAACTTCCTCTCAAATCTCTGATTCGGTTTTCTTGTGCAAGCAAACCATGGTCTCTTTTATTCCAAAATCCTTATTTCATGAACATGTTTCGAACTAATTTCTTATCTAAGGATCATTCTCATTACAATGATACATCTCTTTTCCTACAAGTTATTCCACTTTGGTTTGTGAATCCCAATTCCGCAGTTACACCTAGATTGTATTCTCTATTTGGTGACAAGTTTGAGAATATGATCGAATTCGAATTAGACTGGCCAGATTCATATGATAACAAATATTGTGAGTTTGGTATTCAAGGTTCAGATAGTGTTAATGGCATTCTTTGTATTCGAGATACAGGATTTGGACCTGGGGCCGAGCCTATTATTGAGGAATGGGGGAGATATGTATTGTGGAATCCAGCTACTGGGGAATTCCAAATCACTCCGATTAGTCCTTTTGCATTTGAGTCTCCTTTTCGGGCCATGCATCCCATTATTGATTTTCATGGATTTGGCTATGACCGAATTAGTGATGATTGTAAGGTTATCCAAAATGTAAGGAGTTTTCCTAGAGCTAACGAAGATGGACGTGAGGCATGGGAAATATATAGTTTAAAAAGTAATTCGTGGAAAAAACTTGATGTAGATATGCCTATCCGTTATCAGAATACTTTCGGTGTTGAAGTGTACATGGATGGAGTGTGTCATTGGTGGACTGAAAGTGAAAGTGAAACATGTGATGAAGTTTATTTGGTGTCATTCGACTTAAGCAATGAGGTATTTGTTAAAACATCCATACCCTCAAATATGGATGATGCTGGTATTGACATTGGTAATGATACTAGAATCGTATATAGATTCTTAATGGTGTTAAAAGGATCAATTTGTTGGATTTCAAATTATAAAGAGGAGGCACCTACTTTTCACATATCAGTTTTGGGTGAAGTTGGAGTGAAGGAGTCATGGACAAAACTATTCACGGTTGGTCCATTGTCCTGCATCGACTATCCCATTGGAATTGGCAAGAAAGGCGATATATTTTTCAATAGAAGTGATGATGAATTAGTTTGGTTTGATTTAAACACTCAGAGTTTTGAAGAGCTTGGTGTTAAAGGTGACCATACTTCCAAGATAGTGCTTTACAAGGAAAGCCTTCTACCATTTGCAAGAATCAGTGATTAG